In Moorella sp. Hama-1, a single genomic region encodes these proteins:
- a CDS encoding BMP family protein — protein MKRFRILALGLAVILLLTTLLVAGCGGKKESGSQGQTAQSGQTDQNKDTGKKQLKVALLLPGPVNDNGWNATAYEGLKKAEKELGVKTAYRESVSQSDQADALRAYATQGFDVIIGHGFEFGDSIKKIAKDFPNVKFIVTSSDISQAPNVASLQVLNVQAGFFGGALAAMVTKTGKIGYVGGMDIPPITNAMLGFKAGAKLVNPKVEVKTAMTGSFDDVAKAKETARAFIDQGVDVVLGNADQAGLGVVQAAQEKGVMDIGYDHDMSNVAPDTVVATTPQSYPIAIDYIIKEIMNGKFEAKYYPIGAKEDATGIVWNPKWESKLPAGVKDKMTQLINDVKSGKIDVEKLAAAEK, from the coding sequence ATGAAGCGTTTTCGGATTTTAGCCCTGGGGCTGGCAGTAATTCTGCTGCTCACGACCCTCCTGGTAGCCGGCTGCGGTGGTAAGAAGGAGAGTGGCAGCCAGGGCCAGACAGCCCAGAGCGGCCAGACAGACCAGAATAAGGATACGGGTAAGAAACAGCTGAAAGTCGCCCTCCTCCTCCCCGGCCCGGTAAATGATAACGGCTGGAACGCTACAGCCTATGAGGGCTTAAAGAAAGCGGAAAAAGAGCTGGGCGTGAAAACGGCTTACCGCGAGAGCGTCAGCCAGTCGGATCAGGCCGACGCCCTGCGGGCCTATGCAACCCAGGGTTTTGACGTGATCATCGGCCACGGCTTTGAGTTCGGCGATTCTATTAAAAAGATCGCCAAGGACTTCCCCAATGTTAAATTTATTGTTACCAGCTCGGACATCAGCCAGGCCCCCAACGTCGCTTCCCTCCAGGTTTTGAACGTCCAGGCCGGCTTCTTCGGCGGCGCCCTGGCGGCGATGGTAACCAAAACCGGTAAAATCGGCTATGTCGGCGGCATGGACATCCCGCCCATTACGAACGCTATGCTGGGTTTCAAAGCTGGAGCCAAACTGGTCAACCCCAAGGTTGAAGTGAAGACAGCCATGACCGGCAGTTTTGATGACGTCGCCAAGGCCAAGGAGACGGCCCGGGCCTTTATTGACCAGGGTGTTGATGTTGTTTTAGGTAATGCTGACCAGGCCGGCCTCGGGGTCGTCCAGGCGGCCCAGGAAAAGGGCGTCATGGATATCGGTTATGACCACGATATGAGCAACGTCGCCCCGGATACGGTGGTGGCGACTACTCCCCAGAGCTACCCCATTGCCATCGACTATATCATTAAAGAGATTATGAATGGGAAGTTTGAAGCCAAATATTACCCCATTGGGGCCAAGGAAGATGCCACGGGAATTGTTTGGAACCCCAAGTGGGAGAGCAAACTACCTGCCGGCGTAAAGGATAAGATGACCCAGCTGATCAATGATGTTAAATCGGGCAAGATCGACGTTGAGAAGCTGGCCGCCGCTGAGAAATAG
- a CDS encoding BMP family protein, with protein sequence MKRFRTVALGLALVLVAALVLAGCGQKKQNAAPQGNQGTTTTGNQAGGKLKVGLILPGPINDNGWNATAYEGLKAMEKELGAETKYTENVSQSDQEEIFRNYGSAGFDIVIAHGFQFADAAKKVAAQFPKTKFVINNADVADNNLCSLVVDNYQMGFLQGAVAALLTKSNKVAAIGGEEMPPIRQTIEGFVEGAKYVNPQIDVKTAMTGSFSDVAKMKEMTTSLINQGVDVVMGDANQASLGAIQAAQEKKVLAIGYGSDLNNVAPDTVVTSAIQSWAKAMVSLGKIVQEGKYEPKVYYMGVKEGAVSLAPYHGFDSKIPAETKNKINQIVEDLKAGKIKIERKVTSK encoded by the coding sequence ATGAAGAGATTTAGAACCGTAGCTCTGGGCCTGGCGTTAGTCCTGGTCGCCGCCCTGGTGCTGGCCGGGTGCGGCCAGAAAAAGCAGAATGCAGCGCCACAGGGCAACCAGGGTACGACAACCACCGGCAATCAGGCCGGGGGGAAACTAAAGGTGGGTTTAATCCTGCCGGGGCCCATTAACGACAACGGCTGGAACGCGACCGCTTACGAAGGCCTTAAAGCCATGGAAAAGGAGCTGGGCGCCGAGACCAAGTATACCGAGAACGTCAGCCAGTCTGACCAGGAGGAGATCTTCCGCAACTACGGCTCCGCCGGTTTTGACATCGTAATCGCCCACGGTTTCCAGTTTGCCGACGCCGCCAAAAAGGTGGCGGCCCAGTTCCCCAAGACCAAGTTCGTCATCAATAACGCTGATGTAGCCGACAACAACCTCTGTTCCCTGGTGGTCGACAACTACCAGATGGGCTTCCTCCAGGGAGCGGTGGCCGCCCTCCTGACCAAAAGCAATAAGGTGGCCGCCATTGGTGGTGAGGAGATGCCCCCTATCCGGCAAACAATCGAGGGCTTTGTCGAAGGCGCCAAATACGTCAATCCCCAAATTGACGTCAAAACGGCCATGACGGGTAGCTTCTCCGATGTAGCCAAGATGAAGGAAATGACCACCAGCCTCATCAACCAGGGCGTGGACGTAGTCATGGGGGATGCCAACCAGGCCAGCCTGGGGGCCATCCAGGCCGCCCAGGAGAAAAAAGTCCTGGCCATCGGTTATGGTTCCGACCTGAATAATGTCGCCCCGGACACGGTGGTCACCAGCGCCATCCAGAGCTGGGCCAAGGCCATGGTCTCCCTGGGCAAGATAGTCCAGGAAGGCAAGTACGAACCCAAGGTCTACTATATGGGTGTTAAAGAAGGAGCCGTCTCCCTGGCTCCCTACCATGGCTTTGACAGCAAGATTCCCGCGGAAACGAAGAACAAGATCAACCAGATTGTTGAGGACCTGAAGGCAGGCAAGATCAAAATCGAGCGCAAAGTGACTTCCAAATAG
- the argF gene encoding ornithine carbamoyltransferase — translation MQTDLRGKHFITLQEWTREEIDTLLDIAFDLKRRKALGEKHHILEDKTFYMLFFEESTRTRNAFETGMTQLGGHAIYLTPKATQIGHGETPKDTVEVLGRFGNGIGIRNCTYKVGNAYMRELAKYAKIPVINMQCDLYHPTQALADIMTIQEKFGKNTRGLNFTISWTYAPKYVRPLSMPQSLILLMSRFGMNVTLAHPPEFHVLPEFVEQAKKNAADNGVKFNIVDDMDEACKDADVIYAKSWGPIAYTGSETEGVELIDKYPNWVMDSRRMALGHKDAIYMHCMPADRGIEVTEEVMDGPQSVIYDEAENRLHTIKAILAATLK, via the coding sequence ATGCAGACGGATCTGCGCGGTAAACACTTTATTACCCTGCAGGAATGGACCAGGGAAGAAATCGACACGCTCCTCGACATCGCCTTTGACCTGAAGAGGCGCAAAGCTCTGGGCGAAAAGCACCACATCCTGGAGGACAAAACCTTTTACATGCTCTTTTTTGAGGAATCCACCAGGACCCGCAACGCCTTTGAGACCGGCATGACCCAGCTGGGTGGACATGCCATCTATCTGACTCCCAAGGCCACCCAGATCGGCCACGGTGAGACCCCCAAGGATACGGTAGAGGTCCTGGGCCGTTTCGGCAACGGTATCGGCATCCGCAACTGCACCTACAAGGTAGGTAATGCCTACATGCGGGAACTGGCCAAGTACGCCAAGATTCCTGTCATCAACATGCAGTGCGACCTCTATCACCCCACCCAGGCCCTGGCCGACATTATGACTATCCAGGAGAAGTTCGGCAAGAATACCCGCGGCCTGAACTTCACCATCTCCTGGACCTATGCGCCTAAATACGTACGGCCCCTTTCCATGCCCCAATCCCTCATCCTTCTCATGAGCCGTTTCGGCATGAACGTCACCCTGGCCCATCCACCCGAGTTCCATGTACTACCTGAGTTCGTGGAGCAAGCGAAGAAGAATGCGGCCGACAACGGCGTCAAATTCAATATTGTCGACGATATGGACGAGGCCTGCAAGGACGCCGATGTCATCTACGCCAAGAGCTGGGGCCCCATCGCCTATACTGGCAGCGAAACGGAAGGCGTCGAGTTGATCGACAAGTACCCCAACTGGGTCATGGACAGCCGGCGGATGGCCCTAGGCCACAAAGACGCCATTTATATGCACTGCATGCCGGCCGACCGCGGCATTGAAGTGACCGAAGAGGTCATGGACGGGCCCCAGTCGGTTATCTATGACGAGGCTGAGAACCGCCTGCACACCATCAAAGCTATCCTGGCGGCTACCCTCAAGTAG
- a CDS encoding (2Fe-2S)-binding protein: MSEKISVSLRVNGRDYTVTVAPNARLLDVLRDELLLTGTKEGCDIGECGACTVIMDGKAVNSCLVLAASAAGKEITTIEGLEQGGRLHPLQEAFMQHNALQCGFCTPGMIMSAKALLDQNPHPTRAEIKTAIAGNLCRCTGYEQIVDAIEEAAEKVGPKKI, from the coding sequence ATGAGTGAAAAGATAAGCGTTTCCCTGCGGGTGAACGGGCGGGACTACACCGTCACGGTGGCGCCCAACGCCCGGCTGTTGGACGTCCTGCGGGACGAGCTATTGCTCACCGGTACTAAAGAAGGATGCGATATCGGCGAATGTGGCGCCTGCACCGTCATTATGGATGGTAAAGCGGTAAACTCCTGTTTGGTCCTGGCGGCTTCTGCCGCCGGTAAAGAGATAACTACTATCGAAGGGTTGGAACAGGGGGGGCGCCTGCACCCCCTGCAGGAGGCCTTTATGCAGCATAATGCCCTGCAGTGCGGTTTTTGTACTCCGGGCATGATTATGAGCGCCAAGGCCCTGCTGGATCAGAACCCCCATCCCACCCGGGCGGAGATTAAGACGGCCATTGCCGGGAACCTCTGCCGCTGCACCGGTTATGAGCAGATTGTCGACGCCATCGAAGAGGCGGCTGAAAAGGTTGGTCCAAAGAAGATATAA
- a CDS encoding FAD binding domain-containing protein, which produces MLDFTYHRPRDLGEACRLLAVYGPAARVLAGGTDLLVALREENRRLAGVNQIIDLADLDNLSYIREDGDELTIGALTTHGEVAASPLVRAYAPLLAEAAGQVGSLQIRNRATIGGNLANASPAADTVPALIALEAVAVLISSQGERRVAAGDLLAGPNRTALAAGEIITALRFSKLPPQAGSAFLKLGRRQALSIARLNIAVILYWDENGRVTAARIVPGATLPVAARVPAAENLLVGSVISEELARRAGEIVGEEMLRLSGRRWSTEYKLPVIAALTRRAILQAAGVKTDE; this is translated from the coding sequence ATGCTGGACTTCACTTATCATCGACCCCGGGATCTAGGGGAGGCCTGTCGACTGCTGGCCGTTTACGGCCCGGCGGCCAGGGTGCTGGCCGGCGGCACCGACCTCCTGGTTGCTTTGCGGGAAGAAAACCGCCGTTTAGCCGGGGTAAATCAAATTATCGACCTGGCTGATTTAGATAATCTGAGCTATATCCGGGAGGACGGCGACGAGCTGACCATCGGCGCCCTGACCACCCACGGCGAAGTCGCCGCCTCGCCGCTGGTAAGGGCCTATGCTCCCCTGCTGGCAGAAGCGGCGGGGCAGGTCGGCTCGCTGCAAATACGTAACCGGGCCACCATTGGCGGCAATCTCGCCAACGCCTCCCCGGCGGCCGACACTGTCCCGGCCCTTATCGCCTTAGAGGCTGTAGCTGTTTTGATTAGCAGCCAGGGGGAGCGCCGGGTTGCGGCAGGAGATTTGCTGGCCGGGCCTAACCGCACAGCCCTAGCCGCCGGCGAGATTATCACCGCCCTAAGGTTTAGCAAACTGCCACCCCAAGCAGGCAGTGCCTTTCTGAAGTTAGGCCGCCGGCAGGCCCTGAGCATTGCCCGTTTGAATATTGCCGTCATCCTTTACTGGGATGAAAACGGCAGGGTAACTGCGGCCCGCATCGTACCAGGGGCGACCCTGCCGGTGGCGGCCCGGGTGCCGGCAGCCGAGAACTTGCTGGTAGGGTCGGTCATCAGCGAAGAACTGGCCCGGCGAGCAGGGGAGATAGTCGGTGAAGAGATGCTGCGCTTGAGTGGCCGGCGCTGGTCAACTGAGTATAAACTGCCGGTTATTGCCGCCCTCACCAGGCGGGCCATCCTCCAAGCCGCGGGGGTGAAAACAGATGAGTGA
- a CDS encoding xanthine dehydrogenase family protein molybdopterin-binding subunit: protein MVHNVVNQPVPRVDAYEKVTGRAKYAADLYFPGLLYGKVLRSPEAHALIKSIDVSAARTLPGVHCVLTAADLPAEPSWCTYLFLAQDRVRYTGDAVAMVAAETREQAEAALKAIRVEYEPLPGVFSIEEALEPGAPQIQDYAPGNIVQNSHWPVRKGDVEAGFAACDVVLEREYRTQYIEHAYIEPEACVVVPDPTNNGVTVYGSLQNPYMTRWAVATALGYKQGQVHIIQQTLGGSFGGKEEQMGMMCGRAAIMAVKTGRPVKIVNTREESFNESAKRHPFRFRYKIGATREGKILALQGELVDEGGAYNSQAQYMNWRACVHAAGCYEIPNVKVDVYAVHTNKVYGGAMRGYSSPQIIYAQEQLMDELAAELGMDPVELRRKNALRPGSVTATGQKLVDQTVPLVEVIDTVVQKSEYYARREQYARERKQGGSKRRGIGLVVSFRGCGLGAETYDATGGLVTVAADGSVTIRSGLTDNGQGLSTAHAQIVAEELGIGMDKIIYTRVDTTTLPDGGMTVASRGTFTGGKPMLEAAREIKEILYEVAAAMLGCRPEDLEGRAGRIYCRQDPAKDISFEDAVREALRQGRTLTSFKWYQPEPPVWDRPRGQGKAFPSYTYACVVAEVEADMETGQVKVLRVTAGHDVGQAINPALLKGQIYGGVAMGLGMALTEEVEFDRGRILNPNFDEYIIPTALDMPAMQAILYESDDFNGPFRAKSMGEAATECVAAAIASALSDATGKTVRELPANLERVLLGKALKRGGGA from the coding sequence TTGGTCCATAATGTTGTCAACCAGCCAGTGCCGCGGGTGGACGCCTATGAAAAGGTAACCGGCCGGGCCAAATACGCAGCCGATCTCTATTTTCCCGGCCTGCTGTACGGCAAGGTACTGCGGAGCCCGGAAGCCCACGCCCTCATTAAAAGTATCGATGTCAGCGCGGCCCGGACCCTGCCCGGCGTCCACTGCGTCTTGACGGCAGCCGACCTGCCTGCTGAGCCCTCCTGGTGCACCTACCTCTTCCTGGCCCAGGATCGCGTCCGCTACACCGGCGATGCCGTGGCCATGGTGGCTGCCGAGACCAGGGAGCAGGCCGAGGCGGCCCTGAAGGCGATCAGGGTGGAGTATGAACCCCTGCCTGGCGTCTTTTCCATTGAAGAGGCCCTGGAACCGGGGGCGCCCCAGATCCAGGATTACGCCCCGGGCAATATCGTCCAGAATAGCCACTGGCCGGTGCGCAAAGGGGATGTCGAGGCCGGCTTTGCCGCCTGCGACGTGGTCCTGGAGCGGGAGTACCGCACCCAGTATATCGAGCACGCCTATATCGAGCCGGAGGCCTGCGTGGTGGTACCGGACCCTACCAACAACGGAGTGACGGTCTACGGTTCCCTGCAGAACCCCTATATGACCCGTTGGGCTGTAGCTACGGCGCTGGGGTACAAGCAGGGTCAGGTACACATCATCCAGCAGACTTTGGGGGGCTCCTTCGGGGGCAAAGAAGAACAGATGGGGATGATGTGCGGCCGGGCGGCCATAATGGCCGTCAAGACCGGCCGCCCGGTGAAAATCGTTAATACCAGGGAAGAATCCTTTAATGAAAGCGCCAAGCGCCACCCCTTCCGTTTTCGTTACAAAATCGGGGCGACCCGTGAGGGTAAAATCCTGGCCCTCCAGGGGGAACTCGTCGACGAAGGCGGCGCCTACAATTCCCAGGCCCAGTATATGAACTGGCGCGCCTGCGTCCATGCCGCCGGCTGTTACGAGATACCTAACGTAAAGGTGGATGTCTACGCCGTCCATACCAATAAAGTCTATGGGGGCGCCATGCGGGGCTACAGTTCCCCCCAGATAATCTACGCCCAGGAACAGCTCATGGACGAACTGGCGGCGGAACTGGGCATGGACCCGGTAGAACTGCGGCGGAAGAACGCCCTGCGGCCCGGTTCCGTCACCGCCACCGGCCAAAAACTGGTCGATCAGACGGTGCCCTTGGTGGAGGTTATAGATACCGTCGTCCAAAAGAGTGAATACTATGCCCGGCGGGAACAATATGCTCGGGAAAGGAAACAGGGCGGCAGCAAGCGCCGGGGCATCGGCCTGGTGGTAAGCTTCCGGGGCTGCGGCCTGGGGGCCGAGACGTACGACGCCACCGGCGGCCTGGTGACGGTAGCAGCCGACGGGAGCGTTACTATCCGGTCCGGCCTGACGGATAACGGCCAGGGCCTTTCCACGGCCCACGCCCAGATCGTTGCTGAAGAACTGGGTATTGGTATGGATAAGATTATCTACACCAGGGTTGATACCACCACTTTACCCGACGGCGGCATGACGGTCGCCTCCCGGGGGACTTTCACCGGGGGCAAACCCATGCTGGAGGCGGCCCGGGAGATTAAGGAAATCCTCTACGAGGTGGCCGCTGCAATGCTCGGTTGCCGTCCGGAGGATCTGGAAGGCCGGGCCGGGCGGATCTACTGCCGACAGGATCCGGCCAAAGATATATCCTTTGAAGACGCCGTCCGCGAAGCTCTGCGCCAGGGGAGGACCCTGACCAGTTTTAAATGGTATCAGCCGGAACCGCCGGTGTGGGACCGGCCCAGGGGCCAGGGCAAGGCCTTTCCCTCCTACACCTACGCCTGCGTGGTGGCCGAAGTAGAAGCCGATATGGAGACAGGCCAGGTAAAGGTCCTGAGGGTGACCGCCGGCCATGACGTGGGCCAAGCTATCAACCCGGCCTTGCTTAAAGGCCAGATTTACGGCGGCGTGGCCATGGGCCTGGGCATGGCCCTCACAGAAGAGGTGGAGTTTGACCGGGGCCGTATTCTGAACCCCAATTTTGACGAGTATATTATTCCTACGGCCCTGGATATGCCAGCCATGCAGGCTATCCTTTACGAGAGCGATGACTTTAACGGTCCCTTCCGGGCTAAGAGCATGGGCGAAGCGGCGACGGAATGCGTTGCCGCCGCCATTGCCAGCGCCCTGTCCGACGCCACCGGCAAAACAGTGCGGGAGCTGCCGGCTAATCTGGAACGGGTCCTCCTGGGCAAGGCTTTAAAACGGGGAGGTGGCGCCTGA